In Lineus longissimus chromosome 9, tnLinLong1.2, whole genome shotgun sequence, one genomic interval encodes:
- the LOC135493593 gene encoding uncharacterized protein LOC135493593: MKELHLPITASIYWTDSTTVLRYLKNVTKRFKSFVANRISEILETTNSDQWRYIPTHLNPADCCSRGMKAAALCADEQWKTGPTFLRQEEDTWPRLDDHSPLKDVAANDPEVKNVINAVTTKSVEQNDGNGVTPKVMDLTPLVNPLHYSSWHRLIMRTAWLNRAICNLVSVIPRFKMKPIRDVTVTVSEYQGAVQFWIRSAQHEMFPDEIGALANQEAVGEKSQLAPLTPCYDETLQVLRTINRHKIHRLQILQWRKHSIKGFILVW, from the exons ATGAAGGAGCTACACCTACCGATCACAGCATCCATATACTGGACCGATTCAACTACTGTCCTGAGATACTTGAAAAATGTGACGAAACGCTTCAAGTCCTTTGTCGCTAACAGAATCTCAGAGATCCTAGAAACAACCAACTCAGACCAGTGGCGATACATCCCAACTCATCTGAACCCTGCAGATTGCTGCTCACGCGGTATGAAGGCTGCAGCATTGTGCGCAGATGAGCAGTGGAAAACAGGCCCAACGTTTCTGAGACAAGAAGAAGATACCTGGCCTCGACTAGATGACCACAGTCCATTGAAAGATGTAGCTGCTAATGATCCGGAGGTGAAGAATGTCAtaaatgctgtcacaaccaaatcGGTGGAGCAGAATGATGGAAACGGTGTGACGCCGAAGGTCATGGATTTGACCCCTCTAGTTAATCCATTACACTACTCATCATGGCACAGACTTATCATGAGGACAGCTTGGCTGAATCGGGCAATCTGCAACTTAGTCTCAGTGATCCCACGCTTCAAAATGAAACCCATCAGAGATGTCACAGTCACAGTAAGCGAATATCAAGGAGCCGTGCAGTTTTGGATCCGTTCAGCCCAACATGAGATGTTTCCAGATGAAATTGGAGCCTTAGCCAATCAAGAAGCAGTTGGCGAGAAAAGCCAATTAGCACCACTGACACCATGCTATGATGAAACCCTACAAGTCCTCAGA ACTATCAACAGGCATAAAATACATCGGTTACAGATTCTACAGTGGCGCAAGCATTCAATCAAGGGTTTTATACTAGTTTGGTAA